One genomic region from Paracoccus pantotrophus encodes:
- the tssF gene encoding type VI secretion system baseplate subunit TssF, with protein MDRAFLAAYEAELDHIRVLAGEFAALHPNVARNLSLDAVPCPDPYVERLLEGVAFLAARTRMKVEAEGQRFTAGVLDALWPDLAAPGPAMGIGVLQPGPQVQAMAGGHPVPRGSRFVAAAREGLATRATYATAQAVTLWPLALAAADYLPDRGALAAAGLAVPGAEAGIRIGLNATGPAALSALALDRLDLCFAGSARAGPLFDAIFGNGLGALARPARPGAQALPLDWPELVGTGDDEGLTPRLRRSFEGFRLLRDYFLMPERFHYLRLDGLAPAARQCGEGVALELALPLARPEPLLEGLGRDDFRLFAVPLVNLFEKECNFVELDPRATAHPVHPDRARTRDFEVYRLIRVADADREGADGLLCPAHAPEAPRHAGPVWWAERRPRRPATDEIRRGQMRSSYAGHDLWISVSRAADWMPRRLDIRALCTNRDLPILDDTPRLTPEGGEPVMRVDLVGPMRRPQPALAGAPPQAGQGGAAGLDELTWRLVAQLASGHLSLAEAGRDGAPLCALLALYADRGDPQLARHARAVAAVASRPVIARLDLPGPLAFGRGTEITLEIDEAPLAGASRLLLPALLDRLFARHASVNSFVRTRTRLVQKQEEMSWPMRPGLRPRI; from the coding sequence ATGGACCGCGCCTTCCTTGCCGCCTACGAGGCCGAGCTGGACCATATCCGGGTGCTGGCCGGCGAATTCGCCGCCCTGCATCCCAACGTGGCGCGCAACCTGTCGCTGGACGCCGTGCCCTGCCCCGACCCCTATGTCGAGCGGCTGCTGGAGGGCGTGGCCTTCCTGGCCGCCCGCACGCGGATGAAGGTCGAGGCCGAGGGCCAGCGTTTCACCGCCGGGGTGCTGGACGCGCTCTGGCCCGACCTGGCCGCGCCGGGGCCGGCCATGGGCATCGGCGTGCTGCAACCCGGCCCGCAGGTGCAGGCCATGGCGGGCGGGCATCCGGTGCCGCGCGGCAGCCGCTTCGTCGCCGCCGCGCGCGAAGGCCTGGCCACCCGCGCCACCTATGCCACCGCGCAGGCGGTGACGCTCTGGCCGTTGGCGCTGGCGGCGGCGGATTACCTGCCCGACCGCGGCGCGCTGGCCGCCGCCGGCCTTGCCGTGCCGGGGGCCGAGGCGGGCATCCGCATCGGCCTGAACGCGACGGGTCCGGCCGCGCTGTCGGCGCTGGCGCTGGACCGGCTCGACCTGTGCTTTGCCGGCAGCGCGCGGGCGGGTCCGTTGTTCGACGCGATCTTCGGCAACGGGCTGGGGGCGCTGGCCCGGCCCGCCCGGCCGGGCGCGCAGGCGCTTCCCCTCGACTGGCCCGAACTGGTCGGCACCGGCGACGACGAGGGGCTGACCCCGCGCCTGCGCCGCAGCTTCGAGGGCTTCAGGCTGCTGCGCGACTATTTCCTGATGCCGGAACGCTTTCACTACCTGCGGCTGGACGGGCTCGCCCCCGCCGCCCGGCAATGCGGCGAGGGGGTGGCGCTGGAGCTTGCCCTGCCGCTTGCCCGCCCCGAGCCGCTGCTGGAGGGGCTGGGCCGCGACGATTTCCGGCTGTTCGCCGTGCCGCTGGTCAACCTGTTCGAGAAAGAGTGCAACTTCGTCGAACTCGACCCGCGGGCGACGGCGCATCCGGTCCATCCCGACCGCGCCCGCACCCGCGATTTCGAGGTCTATCGCCTGATCCGCGTCGCCGATGCCGACCGCGAGGGCGCGGACGGGCTGCTCTGCCCCGCCCATGCCCCCGAGGCGCCGCGCCACGCCGGCCCGGTCTGGTGGGCCGAGCGCCGCCCCCGCCGCCCGGCCACCGACGAAATCCGGCGCGGCCAGATGCGCAGCTCCTATGCCGGGCATGACCTGTGGATCTCGGTCTCGCGCGCCGCGGACTGGATGCCGCGCCGGCTGGACATCCGCGCGCTTTGCACCAATCGCGACCTGCCGATCCTGGACGACACGCCGCGGCTGACGCCCGAGGGCGGCGAGCCGGTGATGCGGGTTGACTTGGTCGGCCCGATGCGCCGGCCGCAACCGGCGCTGGCGGGCGCACCGCCGCAGGCGGGTCAGGGCGGTGCGGCGGGGCTGGACGAGCTGACCTGGCGGCTGGTGGCGCAGCTTGCCTCGGGCCATCTGTCGCTGGCCGAGGCCGGGCGCGACGGCGCGCCGCTTTGCGCGCTGCTGGCGCTTTACGCCGATCGCGGCGATCCGCAGCTTGCCCGCCACGCCCGCGCCGTCGCCGCCGTCGCCAGCCGCCCGGTGATCGCGCGGCTGGACCTGCCCGGCCCGCTGGCCTTCGGCCGCGGCACCGAGATCACGCTGGAAATCGACGAGGCGCCGCTGGCCGGGGCCAGCCGGCTGCTTCTGCCAGCGCTGCTCGACCGGCTGTTCGCCCGGCACGCCTCGGTCAACAGCTTCGTGCGCACCCGCACCCGCCTTGTGCAGAAACAGGAGGAGATGTCATGGCCGATGCGGCCCGGCCTGCGCCCCCGGATCTGA
- the tssG gene encoding type VI secretion system baseplate subunit TssG, giving the protein MADAARPAPPDLTGEPPPPPGIEAFALMRRLEAPGRRFGHAGGPDQEPARLGQEIRLGPAACEVARFSPAEGDSPARIALEITGLFGPEGPMPLHLSRRMLERMSERWFAGSAQPEPGADRAFLEFCNLLQHRMMALYYRAFAEAQPALAADHGCEGRLAAMIAALAGLGLPGSAETLDDPAPALRHATGLAGQVRSPEVLAALLSDLLDAPVRVAEFVPYWQDIPAALASRLGRAHAGLGRGAMLGPRVYQPQARAEITVGPLPLAQYRRLAEEGAERAALRRLLRFAMGEEIGFDLRLVLAAPEVPPPALGRGPALGRTGWLGNGAARDRDDLRLPLDERQAA; this is encoded by the coding sequence ATGGCCGATGCGGCCCGGCCTGCGCCCCCGGATCTGACCGGGGAACCGCCCCCGCCCCCCGGCATCGAGGCCTTCGCCCTGATGCGGCGGCTGGAAGCGCCCGGCCGCCGCTTCGGCCATGCCGGCGGCCCGGACCAGGAGCCGGCGCGGCTGGGGCAAGAGATCCGGCTGGGCCCCGCCGCCTGCGAGGTCGCGCGCTTCAGCCCCGCCGAAGGCGACAGTCCCGCCCGCATCGCGCTGGAGATCACCGGGCTTTTCGGCCCCGAAGGCCCGATGCCGCTGCATCTCAGCCGCCGCATGCTGGAACGCATGTCCGAACGCTGGTTCGCCGGCTCCGCCCAGCCCGAGCCGGGGGCGGATCGCGCCTTCCTGGAGTTCTGCAACCTGCTCCAACACCGGATGATGGCGCTTTACTACCGCGCCTTTGCCGAGGCGCAGCCCGCCCTCGCCGCCGATCACGGGTGCGAGGGCAGGCTTGCGGCGATGATCGCGGCGCTGGCCGGGCTCGGCCTGCCTGGCAGCGCCGAGACGCTGGACGATCCCGCGCCCGCCCTGCGCCATGCCACCGGGCTGGCCGGCCAGGTTCGCAGCCCCGAGGTGCTGGCGGCGCTGCTGTCGGACCTGCTGGACGCGCCGGTGCGGGTGGCCGAGTTCGTGCCCTATTGGCAGGACATCCCCGCCGCCCTGGCCAGCCGCCTTGGCCGCGCCCATGCCGGGCTTGGCCGGGGTGCGATGCTGGGTCCGCGGGTCTATCAGCCGCAGGCGCGGGCCGAGATCACCGTCGGCCCGCTGCCGCTTGCGCAATACCGCCGGCTGGCCGAGGAAGGCGCGGAACGGGCGGCGCTGCGCCGCCTGCTGCGCTTTGCCATGGGCGAGGAGATCGGCTTCGACCTGCGGCTGGTGCTGGCCGCGCCCGAGGTACCGCCGCCCGCGCTGGGGCGGGGACCGGCGCTTGGCCGGACCGGCTGGCTGGGCAACGGGGCCGCGCGGGACCGCGACGACCTGCGCCTGCCCTTGGACGAAAGGCAGGCCGCCTGA
- the tagH gene encoding type VI secretion system-associated FHA domain protein TagH has protein sequence MTLRLTVLTSPVPQPQTELRLEGGRAVLGREPGCDWQIDDPEMFVSRRHCIVEATAEGWTVTDTSSGGLFIDAAAEPLGPGRSTALRDGMRLRLGDVTLGVAVEAGAQAAAAAPTDPGIGVDPFFAPREPPPPPPRPSELPEPFERTTGRFAPPLPPAPPPGFDDPFTLDPLPAAPPAAPAPQGDGWNWGPSGATPPQPDPAPVAATPSPALAPQPQPPSDAAAAFLRGAGLDPSGTEDVDLEALGRRYRMLAEGLVALLRARAEEKGSLRVARTTLGAAQVNPLKFLAMPDEQVAALVAPRGAGYLEPDAAIAEAFRDLADHRMRSWHGLQAALRRMIDRFSPEAIEAQLADAGTLRALLAGGRSALLWDAYAARWAEIARAAEDRFLGEVGAEFRDAYETPERSEP, from the coding sequence ATGACCCTGCGCCTCACCGTCCTCACCAGCCCCGTTCCCCAGCCCCAAACCGAATTGCGGCTGGAGGGCGGCCGGGCGGTGCTGGGGCGCGAGCCGGGCTGCGACTGGCAGATCGACGATCCCGAGATGTTCGTCTCGCGCCGCCATTGCATCGTCGAGGCCACGGCCGAGGGCTGGACCGTCACCGATACCAGCTCGGGCGGGCTGTTCATCGACGCGGCGGCCGAGCCGCTGGGACCGGGCCGCAGCACCGCGCTGCGCGACGGGATGCGGTTGCGACTGGGCGACGTGACGCTGGGCGTGGCCGTCGAGGCCGGGGCGCAGGCCGCCGCGGCGGCGCCCACCGATCCGGGCATCGGCGTCGACCCGTTCTTCGCCCCCCGCGAGCCACCGCCGCCGCCGCCGCGGCCCTCGGAACTGCCCGAGCCCTTCGAGCGCACCACCGGCCGTTTCGCGCCGCCGCTGCCGCCCGCACCGCCGCCGGGCTTCGACGATCCCTTCACGCTGGACCCGCTGCCCGCCGCACCGCCTGCCGCGCCGGCCCCGCAAGGCGACGGCTGGAACTGGGGGCCATCCGGCGCGACACCGCCCCAGCCCGACCCCGCGCCCGTCGCGGCAACCCCTTCCCCCGCCCTGGCCCCGCAACCGCAGCCGCCATCCGACGCGGCCGCCGCCTTTCTGCGCGGCGCCGGGCTGGATCCGTCGGGCACCGAGGACGTGGACCTCGAGGCGCTTGGCCGGCGCTACCGCATGCTGGCCGAGGGGCTGGTCGCATTGCTGCGCGCGCGGGCCGAGGAAAAGGGCTCGCTGCGCGTCGCCCGCACCACGCTGGGCGCGGCCCAGGTCAACCCGCTGAAATTCCTGGCCATGCCCGACGAGCAGGTGGCTGCGCTGGTCGCGCCGCGCGGGGCGGGCTATCTGGAGCCCGACGCGGCCATCGCCGAGGCGTTCCGCGATCTCGCCGACCACCGGATGCGCAGCTGGCACGGCTTGCAGGCGGCGCTGCGCCGGATGATCGACCGCTTCTCGCCCGAGGCGATCGAGGCGCAGCTGGCCGATGCCGGGACGCTGCGGGCGCTGCTGGCCGGCGGGCGCTCGGCGCTGCTCTGGGACGCCTATGCCGCCCGCTGGGCCGAGATCGCCCGCGCCGCCGAAGACCGTTTCCTGGGCGAGGTCGGCGCCGAATTCCGCGATGCCTACGAAACCCCCGAGAGGAGCGAGCCATGA
- the tssJ gene encoding type VI secretion system lipoprotein TssJ, producing MTTIFPILTRRATLAGLGTLALTAACGGPAGPGSVNLAMSASAGVNPGPDGSDRPLTLHILQLRGTAGFDAADTLALQDPAAALGADLVKAETVTLAPGGSAEKALVLDPATTAVAVVAGYRDPAGKTTRAKAAVSPTGTASFTVTAGPGGVTMTPA from the coding sequence ATGACCACGATCTTCCCTATCCTCACGCGCCGGGCCACGCTGGCCGGGCTTGGAACGCTGGCGCTGACCGCGGCCTGCGGCGGGCCGGCCGGTCCCGGCTCGGTCAATCTGGCCATGTCGGCCTCGGCCGGGGTCAATCCCGGCCCCGACGGCAGCGACCGGCCGCTGACGCTGCATATCCTGCAATTGCGCGGCACCGCCGGCTTCGACGCCGCCGACACGCTGGCGCTGCAAGACCCCGCCGCCGCCCTGGGGGCCGACCTGGTCAAGGCGGAAACGGTCACGCTGGCCCCCGGCGGCAGCGCCGAAAAGGCGCTGGTGCTCGACCCGGCGACGACGGCGGTGGCGGTGGTCGCCGGCTATCGCGACCCGGCCGGCAAGACCACCCGCGCCAAGGCCGCCGTCTCGCCCACCGGGACCGCCAGCTTCACCGTCACCGCCGGTCCGGGCGGCGTCACCATGACCCCAGCCTGA
- the tssK gene encoding type VI secretion system baseplate subunit TssK yields the protein MTEGSRVVWSEGLFLRPQHFQQQDRHAAAQLRALLRARPRQAWGFVALRLDPAALEAGQVAVAEAEGLFPDGTGFRIPADSPPPPPVAVSRATPAGAVLLGVAPRQPGTAAVDPAHAEPGGARWRGEWASLRDEIRGGAEPAEVEIARLSTRLFLPGEATQGAVTLPLAGIEGLAADGRVALAEGWLPPALTLAAVPWYGGLLKELVTGLDRIIEAQGGMVLGGAGRSVENLLILELANAARPRLQHLLAQNLAHPSELFADLAELAGRMATYGSSTRRLSPLPDYDHADPQPGFAALADALRSLILSLRHVEPKSRALPVARHAQNVWKVRIDNPEILQNSRIVLRIGSDMSDEGLMQLFTRQVTVGAAEEFEALWTSRLPGIPLRPLHSQPREIPYDGDRLCLELDRKSEHWARLQASPGFVLGVSGKLDREPEIDCYAVSR from the coding sequence ATGACCGAAGGCAGCCGCGTCGTCTGGTCCGAGGGCCTGTTCCTGCGCCCGCAGCATTTCCAGCAGCAGGACCGCCATGCCGCGGCACAGCTGCGCGCGCTGCTGCGGGCGCGGCCGCGGCAGGCCTGGGGCTTTGTCGCGCTGCGGCTGGACCCCGCGGCGCTGGAGGCCGGGCAGGTCGCCGTGGCCGAGGCCGAGGGGCTGTTCCCCGACGGCACCGGCTTTCGCATCCCGGCCGACAGCCCGCCGCCGCCGCCGGTCGCGGTCAGCCGTGCGACACCCGCCGGCGCGGTCCTTTTGGGCGTGGCGCCGCGCCAGCCCGGCACGGCGGCGGTCGATCCCGCCCATGCCGAGCCGGGCGGCGCGCGCTGGCGCGGCGAATGGGCCAGCCTGCGCGACGAGATCCGCGGCGGCGCCGAACCCGCCGAGGTCGAGATCGCCCGGCTCTCGACCCGGCTGTTCCTGCCCGGCGAGGCCACGCAGGGCGCCGTCACCCTGCCGCTGGCGGGCATCGAGGGGCTGGCCGCCGACGGCCGGGTCGCGCTGGCCGAGGGCTGGCTGCCCCCCGCCCTGACCCTGGCCGCCGTGCCCTGGTATGGCGGGCTGCTCAAGGAACTGGTCACCGGGCTCGACCGCATCATCGAGGCGCAGGGCGGCATGGTGCTGGGCGGCGCCGGCCGCTCGGTCGAGAACCTGCTGATCCTGGAACTGGCCAATGCCGCGCGGCCAAGGCTGCAACACCTGCTGGCGCAGAACCTTGCGCATCCGTCCGAGCTTTTCGCAGACCTGGCCGAGCTGGCGGGACGGATGGCGACCTATGGCTCCTCGACCCGGCGGCTGTCGCCCCTGCCGGATTACGACCATGCCGACCCGCAGCCGGGTTTCGCCGCGCTGGCCGATGCGCTGCGCTCGCTGATCCTGTCCCTGCGCCATGTCGAGCCGAAATCCCGCGCCCTGCCGGTCGCCCGCCACGCGCAGAACGTCTGGAAGGTGCGCATCGACAACCCCGAGATCCTGCAAAACAGCCGCATCGTGCTGCGCATCGGCTCCGACATGTCGGACGAGGGGCTGATGCAGCTTTTCACCCGCCAGGTCACGGTGGGCGCGGCCGAGGAGTTCGAGGCGCTGTGGACCTCGCGCCTGCCGGGCATTCCCCTGCGGCCGCTGCATTCGCAGCCGCGCGAGATCCCCTATGACGGCGACCGGCTGTGCCTGGAGCTGGACCGCAAGTCCGAGCATTGGGCGCGGCTGCAAGCCTCGCCGGGCTTCGTGCTGGGCGTGTCGGGCAAGCTGGACCGCGAGCCCGAAATCGACTGCTACGCGGTCAGCAGATAG
- the icmH gene encoding type IVB secretion system protein IcmH/DotU, whose translation MGDQNDPFGLGDPGRTRIRPLGAGRPQSLPDPPGPGPAPPRPTWQAAPDPAAPEAAPHARRGRAHANPLVAAHATLLELAPELERANPPARPEALRARLQSVLVEGRDASVAAGVPLSRADQGAWFVAALLDDLALNTPWGGQSDWPRQPLVTQMTGEVDAGTRFFDRLDALMRNPAGERDLLELAWLCLCLGFRGKYRVQGGAGEGALVALRAQIARLLRDPEREAMPLAPHGAGVIAPDTPRRFAVPLWTLWLGALGLVLAIHTGLSMHLSGKAESLFTQAAGLPPAERAAIFRPVRQTVEPAPELPATVIDPLLPAFQAALPAALRPAMKGRETSGLVVLVVQASNPEVFRSAKASLNPAYQPLVEAIGKTVVANAHRIGAVAVSGHTDNVPVQRSNPFASNQGLSEARAETVAQALAAAGVPAELISAEGRADSQPVADNATRDGRAQNRRIEIRIEKRQ comes from the coding sequence ATGGGCGACCAGAACGATCCATTCGGCCTTGGCGACCCCGGTCGCACCCGGATCCGACCGCTGGGCGCGGGCCGGCCGCAATCCCTGCCCGATCCGCCCGGCCCCGGTCCCGCGCCGCCACGCCCCACTTGGCAGGCCGCCCCCGATCCCGCCGCGCCCGAGGCCGCGCCCCATGCCCGGCGCGGGCGGGCGCATGCCAACCCGCTGGTCGCCGCCCATGCCACGCTGCTGGAACTGGCGCCCGAGCTTGAGCGCGCCAATCCCCCCGCCCGCCCCGAGGCGCTGCGCGCGCGGCTGCAATCGGTGCTGGTCGAGGGGCGCGACGCCTCGGTCGCCGCCGGCGTGCCGCTGAGCCGGGCCGACCAGGGCGCCTGGTTCGTCGCCGCCCTGCTGGACGACCTGGCGCTGAACACGCCCTGGGGCGGGCAAAGCGACTGGCCCCGGCAGCCCTTGGTCACGCAGATGACCGGCGAGGTCGATGCCGGCACCCGCTTCTTCGACCGGCTGGACGCGCTGATGCGCAACCCGGCCGGCGAGCGCGACCTGCTGGAACTGGCCTGGCTGTGCCTCTGCCTGGGCTTTCGCGGCAAGTATCGCGTGCAGGGCGGCGCCGGCGAAGGCGCGCTGGTGGCGCTGCGCGCGCAGATTGCCCGGCTGTTGCGCGACCCGGAACGCGAGGCCATGCCGCTGGCCCCGCACGGCGCCGGGGTGATCGCGCCCGACACGCCGCGCCGTTTCGCCGTGCCGCTGTGGACGCTGTGGCTGGGCGCGCTGGGGCTGGTCCTGGCGATCCACACGGGCCTCTCCATGCACCTTTCGGGCAAGGCGGAAAGCCTGTTCACCCAGGCCGCCGGCCTGCCGCCGGCCGAACGCGCCGCGATCTTCAGGCCCGTGCGCCAGACCGTCGAGCCGGCCCCGGAACTGCCGGCCACCGTGATCGACCCGCTGCTGCCCGCCTTCCAGGCCGCCCTGCCCGCCGCCCTGCGCCCGGCCATGAAGGGGCGCGAAACCTCGGGCCTCGTGGTGCTGGTGGTGCAGGCCAGCAATCCCGAGGTGTTCCGCTCGGCCAAGGCCAGCCTGAACCCCGCCTATCAGCCGCTGGTCGAGGCGATCGGCAAGACCGTCGTGGCCAACGCGCATCGCATCGGCGCGGTCGCGGTCAGCGGCCATACCGACAACGTGCCGGTGCAGCGCAGCAATCCCTTTGCCTCGAACCAGGGCCTGTCCGAGGCGCGGGCCGAGACCGTGGCGCAGGCGCTGGCGGCGGCCGGCGTGCCCGCCGAGCTCATCAGCGCCGAGGGCCGCGCCGACAGCCAGCCGGTGGCCGACAACGCCACCCGCGACGGCCGCGCCCAGAACCGCCGGATCGAGATCCGCATCGAGAAGAGGCAATAG
- the tssM gene encoding type VI secretion system membrane subunit TssM — MRVLKAMFRFLLSRGFWTFVGLALLAAAIWFYGPLVSVGEAAPLESAEIRAICLGAILVLWLLILLLGQIRAARRNRMFVTELAAPPPLPDAPDAAAEIGGKFQEILATLARSRLGKRRFLREMPWYVIIGPPGTGKTTALRQSGLNFPIALNDDLKGVGGTRNCDWFFTETAVLVDTAGRYTDQSSEPERDAAEWAGFLDLLKKHRGRRALNGVIVALSLDELLGPEDALRRHAREIRKRLTEIAERLEMQLPVYLMLTKADRLPGFEAFFGALTSAQRAQVWGATLPVDALPEPEAITREFRSLAAVLEGRLDARLAEDADLPQRAAIFRFPAEFERLEPPLRLLIDTAFGESRYEQTPWLRGFYLTSATQEGSPLDRMLAGMAAGFGLAPAAAPHRMMGERRSFFLHDLLAGVIFGEAGLGLFDPRAEERRTWLWRGSAAAAALLVLLAGLGFLFNTMRQSGAVADQQRLLADLSGRLANAASRQAPTEPLDLPVALDAMTEIEAARTPVPGGPLALIGPSAAAEIEGAARLARERGLRNLLEPRMVAFLEATMWRQIRDPDFLLGALKAYQMLTGLGPYDRAWLAEWWQEVLPAFAAETPFPTEAARAWQLAALDRLGGDESRIQADPQLVEAALQAICTVPLSLRSYRALMSEPEIATLPDWIPAEKAGPLAGQVLTRLSGQTLRQGIPGAFTWQGFHGTVLPMLPSMAEAALNDRKVFAGGCAESADASAASLQADMMKLYQDDFINAWEGFLRDVRLAPIPDLATATANLKDLASPDSTLKRLLNAVVAETDLARPPEQGDSPEINPGVLKKVAGKLGLGAAARIGTKVAAAARRPGEPEPPPPGAEIARHFAPLKAIVAEVDGKPPLILDAETALGALSKELLTVQASPDPQAALLSRGGLPQLTGDLRNVAATLPDPVNAWLGAIAGDTISVTREAILAQLNARWRADVLPFCRAATGGRYPFVADSAIDVTVSDFQQLFGPGGRFDAFSNETLTPYVDTSARPWRWRADLGLDARTLAPFEQARAIRDALFPGGAGPVMAFTLEPKDLTPNAARVTLNVDGQSLVYFNAASRPMPMTWPGKDGTNLISLSFTPVDGTGEAISTETGAWAWLRLVRKAGLSPTALPEVFGLRLGIGPYAARFELRAASVENPFDLSMFGAFRCPEAF; from the coding sequence ATGCGCGTGCTCAAGGCCATGTTCCGGTTCCTCCTGTCCCGCGGCTTCTGGACCTTCGTCGGGCTGGCGCTGCTGGCGGCGGCGATCTGGTTCTATGGCCCGCTGGTCTCGGTCGGCGAGGCCGCGCCCCTGGAAAGCGCCGAGATCCGCGCGATCTGCCTGGGCGCCATCCTGGTGTTGTGGCTGCTGATCCTGCTGCTGGGCCAGATCCGCGCCGCGCGGCGCAACCGCATGTTCGTCACCGAACTGGCCGCGCCGCCGCCCCTGCCCGACGCGCCCGATGCCGCGGCCGAGATCGGCGGCAAGTTCCAGGAGATCCTGGCGACGCTGGCGCGCTCGCGACTGGGCAAGCGGCGCTTTCTGCGCGAGATGCCCTGGTATGTCATCATCGGCCCGCCAGGCACCGGCAAGACCACGGCGCTGCGCCAGTCGGGGCTGAATTTTCCCATCGCGCTGAACGACGACCTGAAGGGCGTCGGCGGCACCCGCAATTGCGACTGGTTCTTTACCGAAACCGCCGTGCTGGTCGACACCGCCGGCCGCTATACCGACCAGTCCAGCGAGCCCGAGCGCGACGCGGCGGAATGGGCCGGCTTTCTCGACCTGCTCAAGAAGCATCGCGGCCGGCGGGCGCTGAACGGGGTGATCGTGGCCTTGTCGCTGGACGAATTGCTGGGCCCCGAGGACGCGCTGCGCCGCCACGCGCGCGAGATCCGCAAGCGCCTGACCGAGATCGCCGAGCGGCTGGAGATGCAGTTGCCGGTCTATCTGATGCTCACCAAGGCCGACCGGCTGCCGGGCTTCGAGGCGTTCTTCGGCGCGCTGACCTCGGCCCAGCGGGCGCAGGTCTGGGGCGCGACCCTGCCGGTCGATGCCCTGCCCGAGCCCGAGGCGATCACCCGCGAGTTCCGCAGCCTCGCCGCCGTGCTGGAGGGCCGGCTGGACGCACGGCTGGCCGAGGATGCCGACCTGCCGCAGCGCGCCGCGATCTTCCGCTTTCCGGCCGAATTCGAGCGGCTGGAACCGCCGCTGCGGCTGCTGATCGACACCGCCTTCGGCGAAAGCCGCTATGAGCAGACCCCCTGGCTGCGCGGCTTCTACCTGACCTCGGCCACGCAGGAGGGCTCGCCGCTGGACCGAATGCTGGCCGGGATGGCGGCGGGCTTTGGCCTGGCGCCCGCGGCGGCGCCGCATCGGATGATGGGCGAGCGGCGGTCCTTCTTCCTGCACGACCTGCTGGCCGGGGTGATCTTCGGCGAGGCAGGCTTGGGCCTGTTCGACCCGCGCGCCGAGGAGCGCCGGACATGGCTCTGGCGCGGCTCGGCGGCGGCGGCGGCGCTGCTGGTGCTGCTGGCGGGCCTGGGGTTCCTGTTCAACACCATGCGCCAGTCCGGCGCGGTCGCGGATCAACAGCGCCTGCTGGCTGACCTGTCGGGGCGGCTGGCCAACGCCGCCTCGCGCCAGGCGCCGACCGAGCCCCTGGACCTGCCCGTCGCGCTGGATGCCATGACCGAGATCGAGGCGGCGCGGACGCCGGTGCCCGGCGGACCCTTGGCGCTGATCGGCCCCTCGGCCGCGGCCGAGATCGAGGGCGCGGCCCGGCTGGCCCGCGAACGCGGGCTGCGCAACCTGCTGGAGCCGCGCATGGTCGCCTTTCTGGAAGCGACGATGTGGCGGCAGATCCGCGACCCGGATTTCCTGCTGGGCGCGCTGAAGGCCTATCAGATGCTGACCGGGCTTGGCCCCTATGACCGGGCCTGGCTCGCGGAATGGTGGCAGGAGGTGCTGCCCGCCTTTGCCGCCGAGACCCCCTTCCCGACCGAGGCGGCGCGCGCCTGGCAACTTGCCGCGCTGGACCGGCTGGGCGGCGACGAAAGCCGCATCCAGGCCGATCCGCAACTGGTCGAGGCCGCCTTGCAGGCGATCTGCACCGTGCCCTTGTCGCTGCGCAGCTATCGCGCGCTGATGTCCGAGCCCGAGATCGCCACCCTGCCCGACTGGATCCCGGCGGAAAAGGCCGGGCCTTTGGCGGGGCAGGTTCTGACGCGGCTGTCGGGCCAGACCCTGCGCCAGGGCATTCCCGGCGCCTTCACCTGGCAGGGCTTTCACGGCACGGTGCTGCCGATGCTGCCCAGCATGGCCGAGGCGGCGCTGAACGACCGCAAGGTCTTTGCCGGCGGCTGTGCGGAAAGCGCCGATGCCTCGGCCGCCTCGTTGCAGGCCGACATGATGAAGCTTTACCAGGACGATTTCATCAACGCCTGGGAAGGCTTCCTGCGCGACGTGCGGCTGGCGCCGATCCCCGACCTGGCCACCGCCACCGCGAACCTGAAAGACCTTGCCAGTCCCGACAGCACGCTCAAGCGGCTGCTGAACGCCGTCGTCGCCGAAACCGACCTGGCGCGCCCGCCCGAACAGGGCGACAGCCCCGAGATCAATCCCGGCGTGCTGAAGAAGGTGGCCGGCAAGCTGGGCCTTGGCGCCGCGGCGCGGATCGGCACCAAGGTCGCCGCCGCCGCCCGCCGTCCGGGCGAGCCCGAGCCGCCACCGCCCGGCGCCGAGATCGCCCGGCATTTCGCGCCCCTCAAGGCCATCGTCGCCGAGGTGGACGGCAAGCCGCCGCTGATCCTGGATGCCGAGACCGCGCTGGGGGCGCTGTCCAAGGAGCTTTTGACCGTGCAGGCCAGCCCCGATCCGCAGGCGGCGCTGCTGTCGCGCGGCGGGCTGCCGCAGCTGACGGGCGACCTGCGCAATGTCGCGGCCACCCTGCCCGACCCGGTCAACGCCTGGCTGGGCGCCATCGCCGGCGACACGATCAGCGTCACGCGCGAGGCGATCCTCGCGCAGCTCAACGCGCGCTGGCGGGCGGATGTGCTGCCCTTCTGCCGCGCGGCGACGGGCGGGCGCTATCCCTTCGTCGCGGATTCGGCCATCGACGTGACGGTCAGCGACTTCCAGCAGCTTTTCGGCCCCGGCGGCCGCTTCGACGCCTTCTCCAACGAGACGCTGACGCCCTATGTCGACACCAGCGCCCGGCCCTGGCGCTGGCGGGCCGACCTGGGGCTGGACGCGCGAACGCTGGCGCCGTTCGAACAGGCCCGCGCCATCCGCGACGCGCTGTTTCCGGGTGGCGCCGGGCCGGTCATGGCATTCACGCTGGAGCCGAAGGATCTGACCCCGAATGCCGCGCGGGTGACACTGAACGTCGACGGGCAGAGCCTGGTCTATTTCAATGCCGCCTCCCGGCCGATGCCGATGACCTGGCCGGGCAAGGACGGCACCAACCTGATCTCGCTGAGCTTCACCCCTGTCGATGGCACGGGCGAGGCGATCAGCACCGAGACCGGCGCCTGGGCCTGGCTGCGGCTGGTGCGCAAGGCCGGGCTGTCGCCCACCGCGCTGCCCGAGGTCTTTGGCCTGCGGCTGGGCATCGGCCCCTATGCCGCCCGGTTCGAGCTGCGCGCGGCCTCGGTCGAGAATCCCTTCGACCTGAGCATGTTCGGCGCCTTCCGATGCCCGGAAGCGTTCTGA